A single Cannabis sativa cultivar Pink pepper isolate KNU-18-1 chromosome 7, ASM2916894v1, whole genome shotgun sequence DNA region contains:
- the LOC115697368 gene encoding magnesium-chelatase subunit ChlI, chloroplastic, producing MASVLGTSSSAILASRFLSSPSSKTSSPSFSFNPGQGNVNRLYGGTGIQVKKGRSQFHVAVTNVATEINSVEQDGKLKAKNSQRPVYPFAAIVGQDEMKLCLLLNVIDPKIGGVMIMGDRGTGKSTTVRSLVDLLPEIKVVSGDPYNSDPEDPESMGVEVRESVLKGDQLSVVLTKINMVDLPLGATEDRVCGTIDIEKALTEGVKAFEPGLLAKANRGILYVDEVNLLDDHLVDVLLDSAASGWNTVEREGISISHPARFILIGSGNPEEGELRPQLLDRFGMHAQVGTVRDAELRVKIVEERSRFDKNPNEFRESYDAEQEKLQQQITAARSTLSSVQIDHELKVKISKVCSELNVDGLRGDIVTNRAAKALAALKGRDKVSTEDIATVIPNCLRHRLRKDPLESIDSGLLVIEKFYEVFN from the exons ATGGCATCCGTGCTTGGAACTTCATCGTCAGCAATCTTGGCTTCTCGCTTCCTGTCTTCTCCCTCCTCGAAGACTTCCAGTCCCTCTTTTTCTTTCAACCCAG GGCAGGGCAATGTGAATCGGTTGTATGGAGGAACCGGGATTCAGGTAAAAAAGGGGAGGTCTCAGTTCCACGTGGCAGTTACCAATGTTGCTACTGAAATCAACTCTGTGGAACAG GACGGGAAGCTTAAAGCTAAGAATAGTCAGAGGCCGGTTTACCCGTTTGCAGCCATAGTAGGACAAGATGAGATGAAACTTTGTCTTCTCCTAAATGTGATTGATCCCAAGATTGGGGGTGTCATGATTATGGGTGATAGAGGAACTGGAAAATCCACCACTGTAAGGTCTTTGGTTGATTTACTTCCCGAAATTAAGGTTGTTTCTGGTGACCCTTACAACTCAGATCCAGAAGATCCAGAGTCTATGGGCGTGGAAGTCAGAGAGAGTGTCTTGAAAGGGGACCAGCTTTCTGTTGTCTTGACTAAAATCAACATGGTTGATTTACCTTTGGGTGCTACGGAAGATAGGGTATGCGGGACAATTGACATTGAGAAAGCTCTGACTGAGGGTGTCAAAGCCTTTGAGCCTGGCCTTCTTGCAAAGGCCAACAGAGGAATTCTATATGTAGATGAAGTTAATCTTTTGGATGATCACTTGGTTGATGTTTTATTGGATTCTGCTGCTTCTGGTTGGAACACTGTGGAGAGAGAAGGTATTTCAATTTCACATCCTGCTCGGTTTATTTTGATTGGCTCGGGAAATCCAGAAGAAGGGGAGCTCAGGCCACAACTTTTGGACCGTTTTGGAATGCATGCACAAGTGGGTACCGTAAGGGATGCAGAGCTTAGAGTGAAGATTGTTGAGGAGAGATCTCGGTTTGATAAAAATCCCAACGAATTCCGCGAATCATATGACGCCGAGCAAGAAAAACTGCAACAGCAAATTACTGCAGCTAGAAGTACTCTATCTTCTGTTCAGATCGACCATGAACTCAAAGTGAAAATTTCAAAGGTTTGTTCAGAGCTGAATGTTGATGGATTGAGAGGGGACATTGTAACAAACAGGGCTGCAAAAGCTTTGGCTGCTTTGAAGGGAAGAGATAAAGTATCAACAGAGGATATTGCTACTGTCATCCCTAACTGCTTAAGACATCGTCTTCGGAAGGATCCCTTGGAGTCAATTGATTCAGGTCTACTTGTCATTGAGAAATTTTATGAGGTTTTCAACTGA